In one Candidatus Delongbacteria bacterium genomic region, the following are encoded:
- a CDS encoding T9SS type A sorting domain-containing protein, which translates to MKTALTALLLCGLVAGTASAEKFRDPNAPVVNRFPLMSSDRVADCLTVSGLPVGTSAYATFELTEECCDWYISSCGASHVDNYFYLMDFDGNYITDDDDSNCSFPCNFGPAAIGSSYVGLCLPAGVYTLEIYVYSYRDANCSTTSTPFDFDICYDFCGGVASTQDMPVNFELGNAFPNPFNPSTTIEFTMAETANASLKVYNVAGAEVATLVNGLVGAGAQSVVFDASNLTSGVYFYALEVAGTVQTRKMVLAK; encoded by the coding sequence ATGAAGACTGCCCTGACTGCCTTGTTGCTCTGCGGCCTTGTGGCTGGAACCGCCAGTGCCGAGAAATTCCGCGATCCGAATGCCCCCGTGGTCAACCGCTTTCCGCTGATGAGTTCAGACCGCGTTGCGGATTGCTTGACCGTATCCGGCTTGCCTGTGGGCACATCAGCTTATGCGACCTTCGAACTCACCGAGGAGTGCTGCGACTGGTACATTTCCTCCTGCGGTGCATCCCACGTGGACAACTACTTCTACTTGATGGATTTCGACGGCAACTACATCACTGACGATGACGACAGCAACTGCAGTTTCCCCTGCAATTTCGGCCCGGCAGCCATCGGGTCCTCCTATGTGGGCCTTTGCTTGCCCGCTGGTGTGTACACCCTCGAGATCTATGTGTACAGCTATCGTGATGCCAACTGCAGTACTACCTCCACCCCGTTCGACTTTGACATCTGCTATGACTTCTGCGGTGGCGTCGCCAGCACCCAGGACATGCCGGTGAATTTCGAGCTGGGCAATGCCTTCCCGAATCCCTTCAACCCCAGCACCACGATTGAGTTCACCATGGCCGAGACGGCCAACGCCAGCCTGAAGGTCTACAACGTGGCCGGCGCCGAAGTGGCGACCCTGGTCAACGGCCTGGTCGGCGCGGGTGCCCAGAGCGTGGTCTTTGACGCCAGCAACCTGACTAGCGGCGTGTACTTCTACGCTCTGGAAGTCGCCGGTACGGTCCAGACCCGCAAGATGGTCCTGGCCAAGTAA
- a CDS encoding T9SS type A sorting domain-containing protein — translation MKTALTALMLCGLVAGTASADKFDDPNAPIVSRLQLNSTERVADCLTVSGLPTNVIALATIELTEDCCNWYISSCGSDHVDNRFYLRDSNNVVVAYNDDSRCDYPCTFGPATLGSDFGDPCLPAGVYTLDIYVYSYRDANCVAGSTPFDFDICYDFCTGAADTQDMPVAFELGNAFPNPFNPSTTIEFTMAETANASLKVYNVAGAEVATLVNGLVGAGAQSVVFDASNLTSGVYFYALEVAGTVQTRKMVLAK, via the coding sequence ATGAAGACTGCCCTGACTGCCTTGATGCTCTGCGGCCTTGTGGCTGGAACCGCCAGTGCCGACAAGTTCGACGACCCCAACGCCCCGATCGTCAGCCGCCTGCAGCTGAACAGCACCGAGCGCGTTGCGGATTGCCTGACCGTGTCCGGCCTGCCCACCAACGTCATCGCCCTGGCCACGATCGAATTGACCGAGGACTGCTGCAACTGGTACATCTCCTCCTGTGGTTCCGATCACGTGGACAATCGTTTCTACCTCCGGGACAGCAACAACGTTGTGGTCGCCTACAACGACGACAGTCGTTGCGACTACCCCTGCACCTTCGGCCCCGCCACGCTGGGCAGCGACTTCGGTGACCCCTGCCTGCCTGCGGGCGTGTACACCCTGGACATCTATGTCTATTCCTATCGCGACGCCAACTGTGTCGCTGGTTCTACCCCGTTCGATTTCGACATCTGCTATGACTTCTGCACCGGCGCTGCCGACACCCAGGACATGCCGGTGGCCTTCGAGCTGGGCAATGCCTTCCCGAACCCCTTCAACCCCAGCACCACTATCGAGTTCACCATGGCCGAGACGGCCAACGCCAGCCTGAAGGTCTACAACGTGGCCGGCGCCGAAGTGGCGACCCTGGTCAACGGCCTGGTCGGCGCGGGTGCCCAGAGCGTGGTCTTTGATGCCAGCAACCTGACCAGCGGCGTGTACTTCTACGCCCTGGAAGTCGCCGGTACGGTCCAGACCCGCAAGATGGTCCTGGCCAAGTAA
- a CDS encoding T9SS type A sorting domain-containing protein, which produces MKNALTTLMVCGLVAGTVSAEKTVNPGNAVVSRFQLNGTSRVADCVTVSGLPTGYTAVASVDVPVDACDWTITSCGAEFVDSWFVLKDENGVVVAENDDERCSYSCNYGPAVVGSAWGDGCLTAGLYSLEIYVYSYRDGGCDGTGGFDWDICFDFNAGSADTEDLPNSMQLGDAYPNPFNPSTTIQFSLAETAQASLKVFNLAGDEVATLVDGLVGAGVSSVNFDATGLTSGVYFYTLQANNTVATRKMVLVK; this is translated from the coding sequence ATGAAGAATGCTCTGACGACTCTGATGGTGTGTGGTCTGGTTGCCGGGACGGTGTCCGCGGAGAAGACGGTCAACCCGGGCAATGCCGTGGTGAGTCGGTTCCAGCTCAATGGCACGTCCAGAGTCGCGGACTGCGTGACCGTGTCGGGGCTGCCCACCGGTTACACGGCGGTTGCCAGTGTGGATGTGCCCGTGGATGCCTGTGATTGGACGATCACGTCCTGCGGGGCCGAGTTTGTGGATTCCTGGTTCGTCCTGAAGGACGAGAACGGCGTGGTCGTTGCCGAGAATGACGACGAGCGCTGCAGTTATTCCTGCAACTACGGCCCCGCGGTGGTGGGCAGTGCCTGGGGCGATGGCTGCCTGACAGCCGGACTCTACAGCCTGGAGATCTACGTGTACAGCTACCGCGATGGCGGCTGCGACGGAACCGGCGGTTTTGATTGGGACATCTGTTTTGATTTCAACGCAGGCTCGGCGGATACGGAGGATCTGCCCAACTCGATGCAACTGGGTGATGCGTACCCCAACCCCTTCAATCCCAGCACGACCATTCAATTCAGCCTGGCGGAAACCGCCCAGGCGAGCCTGAAGGTCTTCAACCTGGCGGGAGACGAAGTGGCCACCCTCGTGGATGGTCTGGTCGGGGCGGGCGTATCCAGTGTGAACTTCGATGCCACCGGACTCACCAGCGGCGTGTACTTCTACACCCTGCAGGCCAACAACACGGTGGCGACCCGCAAGATGGTGCTCGTCAAGTAG